The Arachis hypogaea cultivar Tifrunner chromosome 14, arahy.Tifrunner.gnm2.J5K5, whole genome shotgun sequence genome has a segment encoding these proteins:
- the LOC112742799 gene encoding ABC transporter G family member 28-like, with product MVINSTINILTLLSQILSNGKAFECLTSGSILINGRNESILSFKKIIGFVTQDGVVHGNLIVEENLWISAQYRLSADLSKQEKVLVLERVIEFLGLHSVRNSLVGTVENRGIFGGQRKRVNVGLEMVMKRSLLILDEPTSSLDIASSQLLLRALGCEALDVKPG from the exons ATGGTTatcaactctactataaatatactaacACTCCTCAG CCAAATATTATCTAATGGAAAGGCCTTTGAATGCCTCACGAGTGGTTCGATTCTTATAAATGGAAGGAATGAATCAATCCTCTCCTTCAAGAAAATTATTGGCTTTGTGACACAAGATGGTGTAGTTCATGGAAACTTGATAGTGGAAGAGAATCTCTGGATTAGTGCACAATACAG GTTATCAGCTGACTTGTCAAAACAAGAAAAAGTTCTAGTTCTTGAAAGAGTTATTGAATTCTTGGGGCTTCATTCTGTGAGGAATTCCTTGGTTGGAACGGTGGAAAATCGAGGGATCTTTGGCGGCCAAAGGAAGCGTGTAAATGTCGGATTAGAAATGGTTATGAAACGTTCACTTCTGATCTTGGATGAACCCACTTCTAGTTTGGACATTGCATCATCTCAGCTTCTTTTAAGAGCTTTAGGATGCGAAGCGCTtgatgtaaaacccggttaa